The Magallana gigas chromosome 6, xbMagGiga1.1, whole genome shotgun sequence genome includes the window TGAAATTAACAAGGTCACGGTTACACGTGTGGCCGGGAGTGAGGTGGAATACCAACGACAAATGAACTTACATCGAAAAAACATGGAGTTTGTggtaagaaatataaaaaaggaaCAGAACAAACTACGAAAATCCATAGCTAAATATTCCACAAAGCTTCGAGAGGGCAGACGTGACCGAGAAAAGAGAGAACGGGACGAAAAAATCAGAGACCAGAGGAGTTCCGATAACATGAAACATGTGTCCACCATCTTTGTTGTGCGGGATAAACCGGTGTTACCAAATATCCGGAAGAGTGAGCTCGAGTCCGACAACATTTCTCCTGACAGCGGGATAGGCGGCAGCGACGATGGAAAGGCGCAAGACACGGAGGAAAAGAAACAACGCACAGAGGAGGGGTCTCAGAAAACAGTGAAAGAAAGAACCGATCTACATTTGCCTTCCCTTGGTGCTCCGCTACCTTCCATCATGGAAGACAATGAACAAAACGAGGATGATGAGTTGGAAAGGCGTGAAAACCTCAGCCAGGATATGACGCTTCCCGAAATATCTCTAAACAGAGAGCTTGAGACAAAATTAGAAAGCCATCTTAGAACAATTAAACCCAAAAAACAAGGGGTGTCCTTCTCCGATCTGATTAAGCTGCAGCACTCCACAAACACGAAGAAACTGTTTAACCTAGTGAATATTCTGGCTCAGAAACACGGACTAAAGGATATCGAGGATAAACGTGAGAAGGAGAACAGGAACTCTAGCATTCTCAGGGGAAGCACTGAAGAATCAATGTCACTTAAAGCGGCATCCGTCTTGTACCCGATGAAATATGGATACGATTCCGGAACAGAGTCTGAGATCTCGATCCCGATGCTTGAAGGTGAGCGACTGTCTATGTTTGACGGACAGGAAAACAATGTGGATGTTTCTAGTGCAAACAACAGCCATAGGGTAGACACCGCTTCTCCTGAGAAGCTGGATTCTCCCCTGTCACCGTTGCGATCACGTGATCCCACAGTGTTGTCACCTTCAGGGAGGAGCAGAAGGCGGAACAAAAGCCTCCCCATGCTGATGGACGAAGCCCAGAGTCTAAAGTTCATGAGCAGCCTCGGTGTATCCGATGAACCAAAGCGAGGCCTGTCTTCCGTCAAGTCTCCCAAATCCAGAGTCCTACCTCCGATCCCGAAGCAGAAGTCCGAGGACACTTATCTAACGCGATCCCAGAGAAGTAACTCAATTTCCTGGACTGCGGCATTTGGTTTGTTGA containing:
- the LOC105330396 gene encoding uncharacterized protein isoform X3, coding for MDRDKEMVLAHSSYARAAGIQSEINKVTVTRVAGSEVEYQRQMNLHRKNMEFVVRNIKKEQNKLRKSIAKYSTKLREGRRDREKRERDEKIRDQRSSDNMKHVSTIFVVRDKPVLPNIRKSELESDNISPDSGIGGSDDGKAQDTEEKKQRTEEGSQKTVKERTDLHLPSLGAPLPSIMEDNEQNEDDELERRENLSQDMTLPEISLNRELETKLESHLRTIKPKKQGVSFSDLIKLQHSTNTKKLFNLVNILAQKHGLKDIEDKREKENRNSSILRGSTEESMSLKAASVLYPMKYGYDSGTESEISIPMLEGERLSMFDGQENNVDVSSANNSHRVDTASPEKLDSPLSPLRSRDPTVLSPSGRSRRRNKSLPMLMDEAQSLKFMSSLGVSDEPKRGLSSVKSPKSRVLPPIPKQKSEDTYLTRSQRSNSISWTAAFGLLKGVHSLLEQ
- the LOC105330396 gene encoding uncharacterized protein isoform X4; translation: MHKEMVLAHSSYARAAGIQSEINKVTVTRVAGSEVEYQRQMNLHRKNMEFVVRNIKKEQNKLRKSIAKYSTKLREGRRDREKRERDEKIRDQRSSDNMKHVSTIFVVRDKPVLPNIRKSELESDNISPDSGIGGSDDGKAQDTEEKKQRTEEGSQKTVKERTDLHLPSLGAPLPSIMEDNEQNEDDELERRENLSQDMTLPEISLNRELETKLESHLRTIKPKKQGVSFSDLIKLQHSTNTKKLFNLVNILAQKHGLKDIEDKREKENRNSSILRGSTEESMSLKAASVLYPMKYGYDSGTESEISIPMLEGERLSMFDGQENNVDVSSANNSHRVDTASPEKLDSPLSPLRSRDPTVLSPSGRSRRRNKSLPMLMDEAQSLKFMSSLGVSDEPKRGLSSVKSPKSRVLPPIPKQKSEDTYLTRSQRSNSISWTAAFGLLKGVHSLLEQ
- the LOC105330396 gene encoding uncharacterized protein isoform X2 codes for the protein MMSRVRWREQGDQFNYWIRGVLDKEMVLAHSSYARAAGIQSEINKVTVTRVAGSEVEYQRQMNLHRKNMEFVVRNIKKEQNKLRKSIAKYSTKLREGRRDREKRERDEKIRDQRSSDNMKHVSTIFVVRDKPVLPNIRKSELESDNISPDSGIGGSDDGKAQDTEEKKQRTEEGSQKTVKERTDLHLPSLGAPLPSIMEDNEQNEDDELERRENLSQDMTLPEISLNRELETKLESHLRTIKPKKQGVSFSDLIKLQHSTNTKKLFNLVNILAQKHGLKDIEDKREKENRNSSILRGSTEESMSLKAASVLYPMKYGYDSGTESEISIPMLEGERLSMFDGQENNVDVSSANNSHRVDTASPEKLDSPLSPLRSRDPTVLSPSGRSRRRNKSLPMLMDEAQSLKFMSSLGVSDEPKRGLSSVKSPKSRVLPPIPKQKSEDTYLTRSQRSNSISWTAAFGLLKGVHSLLEQ
- the LOC105330396 gene encoding uncharacterized protein isoform X1; translated protein: MMNFRTKQHTCEFTKLIGKLSHSIMKEMVLAHSSYARAAGIQSEINKVTVTRVAGSEVEYQRQMNLHRKNMEFVVRNIKKEQNKLRKSIAKYSTKLREGRRDREKRERDEKIRDQRSSDNMKHVSTIFVVRDKPVLPNIRKSELESDNISPDSGIGGSDDGKAQDTEEKKQRTEEGSQKTVKERTDLHLPSLGAPLPSIMEDNEQNEDDELERRENLSQDMTLPEISLNRELETKLESHLRTIKPKKQGVSFSDLIKLQHSTNTKKLFNLVNILAQKHGLKDIEDKREKENRNSSILRGSTEESMSLKAASVLYPMKYGYDSGTESEISIPMLEGERLSMFDGQENNVDVSSANNSHRVDTASPEKLDSPLSPLRSRDPTVLSPSGRSRRRNKSLPMLMDEAQSLKFMSSLGVSDEPKRGLSSVKSPKSRVLPPIPKQKSEDTYLTRSQRSNSISWTAAFGLLKGVHSLLEQ